Proteins co-encoded in one Gossypium arboreum isolate Shixiya-1 chromosome 11, ASM2569848v2, whole genome shotgun sequence genomic window:
- the LOC108471914 gene encoding arabinogalactan protein 23-like: protein MDMKKVSTAIIVAAASMSAVMAAGAPAPSPSAGGSSPSSSPASATASGPDSSVAASTLPVLGSLVGASIVSLFSYMLHV, encoded by the coding sequence ATGGACATGAAGAAGGTCTCCACCGCCATCATTGTTGCTGCTGCCTCAATGAGCGCCGTCATGGCTGCCGGTGCACCTGCTCCTTCCCCTTCCGCCGGTGGTTCTAGTCCTAGCTCCTCTCCTGCTTCCGCCACAGCATCAGGACCAGATTCCAGCGTGGCTGCCTCAACCTTGCCTGTTCTTGGATCATTGGTTGGGGCTTCCattgtttctttgttttcttaCATGCTACATGTATGA
- the LOC108473300 gene encoding arabinogalactan protein 23-like has protein sequence MDMKKVSTAIIVAAASMSAVMAAGAPAPSPSAGGSSPSSSPASAPASGPDSSVAAATLPVLGSLVGASIVSLFSYVLHV, from the coding sequence ATGGACATGAAGAAGGTCTCCACCGCCATCATTGTTGCTGCTGCCTCAATGAGCGCCGTCATGGCTGCCGGTGCACCTGCTCCTTCCCCTTCCGCCGGTGGTTCTAGTCCTAGCTCCTCTCCTGCTTCCGCCCCAGCATCAGGACCAGATTCCAGCGTGGCTGCCGCAACCTTGCCTGTTCTTGGATCATTGGTTGGGGCTTCCattgtttctttgttttcttaCGTGCTACATGTATGA